From the Porites lutea chromosome 5, jaPorLute2.1, whole genome shotgun sequence genome, the window GGATCTTTCCATAGCCCAGGGTCAAGTGCACTACTTCCTATGGCAGGCGATGGAGTTAACATTTAAAACATATTCTAATTGCGTTCTTCATACTGTATAGCTAGTCTCAAAATAGTTTGATTTTATAGGGAGTATCTTCTCCGCGACAAATAGAAAGAACATGCCACCACGGTTCCCGCGGGATTCCCCTGCTACGATACGCCAGCCTACCGTGCACGTCCCATGTACGAGATCAGATTGTGTGCTCCCGGGTTGTATAAATCTGAAGTTACAGACTATGAACAACAAAACTAGAAAGACAAAGATACATGGAAATGGGCCTAAATCAAGGTGAGGCTAGGTATTTCAGGAAAAGGTTTGAAGGTATCATGCATTCATCAAACTTATACGACGACATGCAGGTGTTTTTGCTACGAAGGGATTCACGAATCTTATTACTATTGCTTTTAGTCGAAAAACAATTATGTTGGTATACCTGTCCTCTCTGCATCCGAAAATTCTGattcaataattaatttatAGCAGAAAACCATTTTCGCGGGGGATATTTAACTTTCCGCATAGCTGTATCACAATGCGTCAAGACACGCGACTATTTGCACAGGTAGCGCAGGCTCACAAGTAAGTCGGTGCCAAAGAAGGGCACAGCTAATTAAAACTCGCTGGAATCGCTCTGACAACACCAAAAACGTGCAATAAGTAACACATAGGGACCATAAGGACGCACTAAACTTTCCACACAAACCCTTATAATTTATTCTACACAACCAGCGATGCTCGGGTGAACTTTGGTACCGGCTGTTAGTACATGTGTTACCGGGAGTAAACTGCGACTGCCGAAGTTTCGCAATCTACAGTTGAGATCGAGGCCCAAAATGTCTGTGGTTTTTTAAGCGGGGCATTGACAACGGATTATCTTTAAAATGCCAAACAACAATCAACAAATTGACTTATCGATGATAAAGTGAAGTCATAACATTGTCTAAGTGTTGTGAGTCCACGAGCCTCAGCTAAGAGGGATAATAAATCACGATAAagacaatcatttatttttccgTGTTCGGGAACTTCTGCCAACGTAGCAGGTGCCGATAATCATCTTATTACAGGCCGCGCGCCCTCGAGATTTTTCCTTcgccctaaaaaaaactggcgcCTGCCCAGCACGCAGAATGGGAATCTTCCAGTTAACGTGTTTGTATATTCATTTAAATCACCAGATGCATGGCTCAAAACACAGAGATGGAGTTAACTACATCAGCGCAAAGTGCGGCTAGTTTATGGGATCAGGATCTAACAGACGTCTTAAACATTCTCGGCGATGAAAACAACCCCATCTCTTTCAACTTATCAGAGAATGATTTGCTCAGTATCCTTGATGGAGGTGATGGCCAGCTGTTTTCTCCCTCACAATTTACTGGTGAAGTGGAGCTAAGAACTCTACAAGATGCCCCAAGTATTCACAACACACCCTCTGATCAAACAAAAGTGCAAAATCAGCCCGTCATACAGTTTCAGAGAACGCTCAGTCTGGGAACCAAGATGGAATCGTATGACTCTGTGCTGCTCACAAACGAGCAAGTGGGGATTGAACAAGCCTTTTTAGGCAACGATACAGGTACTGTCCAAAACGGTGGCACTGAGAATTCAACAGGAGCGACCCCGCGTGGTGTAAAACGCCCCGTAGATAATCAGTATAGAGAAGTAGAGAGTACTAACAAAGAGACAACTGGGGGCAATGATACTCATGCTAGGAAAAAGCTCAGAAATCCTACTCAATCAACAAACAACTTATTTAGGATCCTTGGCTTGATCCTGCAAGCCTTTAAAAGTCCGCTGACAAGCGATCTCGAGGAACATTATATACGTGTGCTAAATAGAGCGCTTTTTGAGATCCGGAATGCCCATGATCAATTTTTGCAACAATCTTAGGGTAACACTTAAATTTGAACTGCGTGTACTTACCCTACTATTTCTCATAGAAGGCATCGCTCGTCTCgattttacaataaattaacCTTTTAATCGTAGCCATGTTGGATTTCACGCAAATTTTTTACAGTAGAGAAGAGCTGTAACAAGTGAAGCAAAACCTTGACTCAGGATTCTACCCTCAGACTGAACTGTTTGATTCTGTGTAGTGTTGTATGGGCTCAGAATTCATCGTTAACCTACGTGTCGTGTTGCGTTACATGTACAGTTGCGTTTCCGACAATTTGACAATTTTACAATTTGTCAAATATACATAAGTACTAGCATAAGATTGTGATTATTTATATTTGACAAAATAGAGTCAAATTGTCGTTGGTTATTTTAAATCTCTGACCTTATTAGgactttccacaagttgctcgagattttgCAAAAAGTTTCCCGTGATTCCTCAAAAAGTCTcccaaaagttgctcaaaaaaaccatcaaaagctgctttttgtaacgaaagttgctcaaaagttgctcgtagaaacaaaaccttttttggtctgattgtacaacaaaagtaagcatttttgtgcaattttgcagCGTAACCAGCGTTGCTAAATAACGTTGtcctcaattaaaaccaaaaaaatgtaatgagctaataaaattgttgaatgaccttcgTTACTCAGTCGAGTGTGAATCTtcgtccaccattttgaattttctcttaaAACCGCTGCCCATGATCTGCCCTAGGTGGGAGGACTGGGCTCCCAttttttacaggaaattcataaattgtctactaagacattgtgaaatatgaaaaaaaaggtCAATTTATGTACTAAAAGCTGTTTCGATATCTCAGAATTAGAAGATAactagagaaattgctcagaatgcaaaaagttgctcgaaatacgagaagttgccaaaaagttgccgagcaacaacaacaacaacataagctttagttgcatgactataattatgtagttacagtattgcaatagctttaacataaagttacaatttataacaatgatgatgcaatgcaatgattaccacagtcaatcaagtgtcatcagcatgatttgataacaaattagtacgcaaatcattacataatgagacaaatttcaacaaatgtgaatttacggaaaaattctgtgattcatcaatttaattatcaattctgtgtaagatagctaattaagaccctgtttacatggagtgggggaccccggtctagtggggtaggtttcttttgttttgtgtcccccagagcgtgaaaacaaaagaaaccaaccccactagaccggggtcccccactccatgtacaCAGGCCCtaaagtcgacaaaattttgttggatttgattgtagaatttctcccttgggattgaatattttggacaattgaagagaaataaaaattcgtcttcaattataccggagttacaaatagggcagaatctatcgttgcgggaagtttgattatatcttccagtttcaatcatgagtttgtggttacttatacgaattttcacTGTCTTTCCTATTGGCTGAATTTCTAGTTAAGTctagataacttgaaattttatgtgatcatgtttaaataagctGGAAAATTGCAGTTTCTTAGAATGATGGATTGTATGttgcaacttgtggaaagccccaGACCTTATTATCCTGTCTTGACCTGCGCAGTCACAAGTAAAACAAATCTTAATAGCATGAAAGTGCCACACTACAGTAAAAAGAAGTATTGGCCTTTTAAATATCTAGTACAGGCGCAAcgggaggggaagggggagaggagggggaaagaggaggggggagaggaggggggAAAGCGCAAAAGGGAAAAGAGAAGAGAGCTTACTCTCCCCAATccctctccctttttcccttcacCCCAATTCGACACTTTTCCCTCGTTACACATAAGATTCTATTAAACAATCAGATAATTTCTCATGACTGACAAGTGTCATAAATGAATTACTCTGTGCACAGTCTTCATTGTACAAATGGAATCAGTAacatttattttccttatttgtaAAAAATCCCTGAATTGTACATGTTGTAGCATTATGCGGACCGATTAGAAACGCTGATCGTATTAAGAAAAACTATATAAAGAGTTTGCTGGTGTAttgtatatattattttttaaaaaaatcaagttaTTATTGCACATCATAAGAAGATATCCACTAACGAGTTGTTCAGTATATGAAGAATCCTTAATAAATATTGATTAAGGTTGTGAAAATTGCGTGttcttgcaatatttttaaaatcttcttttaCAGTTTGTAAATAGATCGTAAGTAAATAAGCTTGGAAACGTCCTCACTTTTCTCGTGGAAATTATCTGGAGCCACTGAAGAACTTACTGAATTTCTATCCTGTCTCCGCCTCAAAAAGCGACCATGCTAATTTGTGAAGGACGACTATATATGTCTTGCGCTAATTATGCATTTAGTAATAacgattgttgttgttgttgattggAGGATGAATCTTTTAAACGAGGTTGAGGTTTTGACTACACGATTGTCAGAAGATATTGTCGGCCCACCCATCAAGCAAGGAGCCGCAAGGGGCACATATACACCAACCCAGTTTCCCCTCGGTTGACCAATGTTTTTTCGTTATTAGCTAGTCGCTCTCCATCCTGAGGGACTGCTCGCAATCTATAATTAACCTTAATTAAAATCCCGACCAGGCACGGGACCCGGGGGGactccccgtcacttttatatgggagttcCCCCCCTTAATTACGGTAGGaagagtgaaaacaaaaactaaaatggtgaattatatttgcccaatatttcggtatgcaacacaaaccttcaaTGGGGgctaaaagggaaaaataaataCAGGTACACCATAAACGTGACATTAGTCTttctgccgtaaggatcagtttactgttttaattttaaaatttggtattGAAGATTTTACCAATCTAGGTCTATTACGGAGATCCAGCTGACAGTTCAAAATGTGCATGAGTTGCATCATAAAAGGTCAACGGACTAGAGAATTCCTAAACAATGCCTTTTAAACCATAACAGTGTGTAACACAACAATAAATACCACTTCGGTTCGGCGGAAAATCTCCGCAAAGCTCACGTTGAACTGCGTCCAACAAGACAGAAAGCAAAAACCACGAAGCACATGGCAAGTAAAACTACTTTCACAACCGATGATATTTCGTCAAGGCGCGCAACACCGTCGCTGTCGATCGCTCACCTTCGCGTCGACGATAACTTCCGACTGtgaatagcctgcgtggctggggttaaaaagggaaggggaagggggaatttgggcgcgcgcgagggagaaaggaaaggagaCCATAATCACAGAGACCATAATCTGAGCCTGaaaatagatcgttttcactgtcacgcaacgaaaacataaattggaaaccgtccagtggaagaaaccaagaaagtgaaatgttataaaagactaatatataaacaatttgtccaagtctcaggtctttgtggcccacagtttctgatttatttgccgaaacgtttcacgcaactttgtagagctttgtatcgcagacgccatattggtggtccaccaatatggccgtcggaaatcaacaaaaacatctggatttcactttttctataaaagctctttcttttcactcgagagctAGCATACGTGCCCATAAGCATATCTCCTACTTAAAATGGTTATACCGCttaaaatcaagaggagaggtttttttttccccaacGAAACAGCATTGCTATTTTGATGTCATGCACcgtgtgaaaactcggaagttcaaattgctgtattttcgaaatgaaacatgctacgggaatggaaacttgtacaaagatttactttttgtttaccttcaacctagtgtaaataagaattcgtaaaacctcgctattttgactttacaatttgatgacgtcactctGAAAACCATCTATACTGATTGGTTATTCCTttttccgattggttgaaaacaaTATCACGCGATTTGAGTAACTAAACATATGTTGTTGGGGAAGCGTGATGAGATTTCGCTACGGGTATTCATCGTTGGAAGGCATAAAAAATTTCTAGCACTGTCCTCTTTCCAGCtcttcaaacaaaaacgatggtcacgcggtcgctttaaccgatttctaccgTTGCTTGTAAAGGACCCTTTTGTGTAGACGTTTTCAGCAGTTTCTATGGCAGGTTCTTTGTTGAAGAAGGCCAATTTATCAACTCCACATCGTCCCTCCACTtgtgccgccatttttttcttttgttgttgacgCCGCCTCGCCTTGGCGCGCCGAATCGTGAAAGCGagtcttccggaagtcaaccagtttaccggaaactgtttccgcgtggtccgcatagttctaaaaataacttttttgaaataaagataTTCCGGCCAACGGCCTCAgactccctctctgtcctattatggctcttggtgcCTCAACAATATTGTCGCCGTTTGTAAGTCGAGGCTGCCAAAACAAACCAGGTTGTCGATTCAAATCCTTATGCTCCATGAGCAATTGGGGCAAACAAAGGGGTAACATCTTAAGTCCAGGTTTGTTTGCTAGACGAGAACACTATGTTTGAAATATGGTTTACCCTGAACCCTCGTTCGAGAAATCCATAGCAAGTGTTCACAGGATGAGTTGATTAAACTAGTTGTTTTAGTGTTTGTAAAGAATGGAATTTACGGCCTTAACTCGCTCACCCGATCCAGTCTGCAAACTCCAAAGTGTTAGGTACCGTGGCAGATAGTAAGATGATTTTGACTTGCGCCGGCAACATGATCAACACCTCTTCCCAAACAACACCCCTCTGTCAAAGAAGAAATAGTCTGTTAACGAAAAATATCTTTTCTGAGGAATGGGTGACATGCAAACCCTATTCTCGGCGGCGGTGGTATGCTATCGCACTTATAAGATAGTCGTTTAGTGGCCACAGTCATCTAAAGGGTGGCTCTGTGATGGCTTTTCTTATATTGCCGGGTACAAAATCTAACTCTTACAAGCAAAGGCACGCCTTTGAGCTCGAAGAAAGTTTGGTGCATATAAACACGTAATGAATTAACGACATAATTACCTCTTCATCATTAACATAATGAACTTCATCAAAAATCACCCACTCAACGTCACGTATTGTATCTGAACCGTTGTACAGCATAGACCTGGAAAGAAAGTCACCAAATACTGCTTCAGTTTGCTCATGTGAATATTTTACGTTAAGCTTTCAGATAAATTACACGGGCAAGGATTAAATGACACAAATGCAACGAGAGTTACTTGAGCTTTTCAGTCCCCCCTCGCTTTCGTTTGAAAGTGTCACTGTTATGCTTGCGGGaggaaaaaaacagataaacaaacaaacaaattaaccCAGCGAGTTTACCTTAGCTCAAAATGCGACAGGAATAACACGAAACTTATTCCGTTCTTGATTAGCACCAAGTACTTGCTTATGGCTGTGTTTATCCAATAAGAATGATATGATTCGAATTCTGATTAGCTCATTGCGTTGCTTAACTTCTCTTCACTTCAACTGGAATGCTATTTAAAAAACACCTTTAGCTTTTGTACAAATGTCGGTCAAAAGCTCCCCTTTGATATCtagattaaaaaataaacaagagcTGCGAGGAGTGCGGGCATGCGTAAAACACTCACCGCAGAATTTCTGTGGTCATAATAAGACAGGACGCCTCGGGTCTGATTTGCACGTCACCGGTCAACAAACCGACATCTTCAAAAGTATCCTTGAACTCTCGaaatttctgattggataaagcTTTGATCGGAGAAGTATACACAGTCCTGAGAGAGAAAATATTCCGAACGGTCACATTATTAGTTATGTACCGAATAAATCGGTTTACGATGACACTACGGCAGTAGATATAACCGGGTTTCTGAAAGAGTACAGGTAGATTCTAAGAACTGTGTAACTAGAAATGACATTGCACTTGTAAGTAATCGCCAAAGATTACGCGCCCTATTTTTGAGGAGGCGCCGT encodes:
- the LOC140937753 gene encoding uncharacterized protein, with the protein product MPPRFPRDSPATIRQPTVHVPCTRSDCVLPGCINLKLQTMNNKTRKTKIHGNGPKSRCMAQNTEMELTTSAQSAASLWDQDLTDVLNILGDENNPISFNLSENDLLSILDGGDGQLFSPSQFTGEVELRTLQDAPSIHNTPSDQTKVQNQPVIQFQRTLSLGTKMESYDSVLLTNEQVGIEQAFLGNDTGTVQNGGTENSTGATPRGVKRPVDNQYREVESTNKETTGGNDTHARKKLRNPTQSTNNLFRILGLILQAFKSPLTSDLEEHYIRVLNRALFEIRNAHDQFLQQS